CCATCGAATTCATGGCTATAGTTCCATGCAGAAACAATCGCCCAAATACAGATATCAAACAGTTTCGGTAAATAACACGCTCAAACGTGTATCTTTATATCACACAATGGGCGTAGCTGTCGATGTCGTTGACCATGACAGATCAAAACCGGGCCGAGAGTGCGCTTCGCGCTCACGTAACCTCCGTCAAGGAGGACCTGATGACGGGCGTATCGTTCATGATTCCCTTCGTGACTATCGGGGGTATCTTCCTCGCCGTCGCGTACGCGATAGGGGACACACAGGCAGTGTTCGAGAACACCGGCTCGGCAGGCTGGTTCCTCGCACAGATCGGCGTAGCCGGGCTGACAATTATGGTTCCGATCCTCGGCGGGTACATCGCGTACGCCATCGCCGACCGTCCGGGACTCGCCCCGGGGTTCCTGCTGGCGTACATTCTCCAGCAGGGAAACGTCGTCGCCGAAGCGGCAACAGTAATCGGTATCTCCGGTGGCGAGGCCGGTGCCGGCTACCTCGGTGCAATCGTCGCTGGGCTGCTGGCTGGGTACGTCGCACGCTTCTTCAAGAACCTCGATGTCCCCGAGTTCATCCAGCCGATGATGCCGGTGTTGCTAATCCCGGTCGCAACGATGGCAGTTCTGACGCCGATCATGTTGTTCGTTCTGGGCGTCCCCGTCGCACTCGCTAACGAGGGGCTGACGTCCTTCCTGCAGTCGATGCAGGGCGGTCAGGCTATCGTCGTCGGCCTCATCCTCGGCGGGATGATGGCCTTCGACATGGGTGGCCCGGTCAACAAGGTCGCCTACGTGTTCGCGACCGGACTCATCACCGAAGAAATCTACGCGCCGATGGCGGCGGTGATGATCGGTGGGATGATTCCGCCGATCGGCCTCGCACTCTCGAACTTCATCGCCCCGCACAAGTACGCGGCTGAGATGTACGAGAACGGAAAAAGCGGCGTCGTGCTCGGTCTGTCGTTCATTACAGAGGGTGCGATTCCGTACGCGGCCGCGGACCCGCTCCGCGTTATCCCGGCTATTGTCGCTGGCAGTGCTGTCGGCGGTGCGACATCGATGGCCCTCGGCGTCACGATGCCTGCGCCCCACGGCGGTATCTTCGTTGTCCTCCTGTCAAACCAGCCGCTCGCATTCCTGGGCAGCATCCTGCTGGGTTCGCTTGTGACGGCTGTTGTTGCGACAGTTATCAAGCCGGACTTCGAGGACCGCGTCGACACCGGGGCAGAGACGAGCAGCACGCAACCAACGGATGACTAATTACGGTGAGTACAATGACAGACGCAATCTCAGCGGACGATATTGAAGAACTGATTCCGGCAAACCACATCTCGCTGTCCGAACCACCAGCGGAGAAGGAGGCGTGTATCGAGTCTCTGCTAGACCTGTTGGTCGACAGTGGCAGGGTCGAGGACCGCGACCGCGCACTCGAAGCACTGCTTGAGCGTGAATCGGAGACCACCACGGGTGTCGGCATGGGAATCGGGATTCCACATGCGAAGACTGACGCTGTGAGTCGCCCGTCGCTCGCGTTCGCCCGCTCGCAAGAGGGCGTCGACTTCGGCTCCATGGACGGCGAGCCTGCGACACTCGTCTTCATGATTCTCGTCCCGGAAGCCGGCGGCGAGGAGCATCTCAATATCCTCAGCTCCCTCTCTCGAGCCCTGATGCACGACGATGTTCGGGACCGACTCCACGCGGCGGCGGACGAAGCGACCGTTCAGGACGTACTCCGGGAGGCCATCGCATGACGGTCGAGCGCACTGTGACGATTGTTCCAGAAGCCGGTCTGCATGCCCGGCCGGCGTCAGCGTTCGTCCAAGCCGTCAACGACCACGAGGCTGAGGTCTCAGCCGGGCGGCCGGACGATGATCTCGTCCAGGCGGCGAGTATGATCGCCATCACCAGCCTCGGCGTCGGACAGGGCGATGATATCAAACTGGTCGCCGACGGCTCGGATGCAGAATCCGTACTCGATGAGCTGGAACGAATACTGACAACGCCGGAAGCGGAACTGGACACTGACGATGGCTGAACGCACGCTCCACGGGACCGGTGCCACGCCGCGCTCCGGCGTCGGGACAGTTGTCTGGTACGGTCGCGACATCTCGCTCCCGGACCCAGACGACGTGGAAGTCAATCCTGAGACAGAACGCCGGCGGTTCGCCGACGCGGTCGACACCGCCCGCGCTGAACTAGAATCTGAACGTGAGGCGACTGCCGAACGCGTCGGAGAGGACGAGGCCGCGGTGTTTGATGCGCACATCCAGTTCCTTGAGGACCCGACCATCGAGGACACAGTCGAGACGATGATTGCCGATGGGGGCCTAGCACCCAACGCCGTGGACGCCGCGTTCGGCGAAC
The Haloarcula marismortui ATCC 43049 DNA segment above includes these coding regions:
- a CDS encoding HPr family phosphocarrier protein; translation: MTVERTVTIVPEAGLHARPASAFVQAVNDHEAEVSAGRPDDDLVQAASMIAITSLGVGQGDDIKLVADGSDAESVLDELERILTTPEAELDTDDG
- a CDS encoding PTS sugar transporter subunit IIA encodes the protein MTDAISADDIEELIPANHISLSEPPAEKEACIESLLDLLVDSGRVEDRDRALEALLERESETTTGVGMGIGIPHAKTDAVSRPSLAFARSQEGVDFGSMDGEPATLVFMILVPEAGGEEHLNILSSLSRALMHDDVRDRLHAAADEATVQDVLREAIA
- a CDS encoding PTS fructose transporter subunit IIC, which encodes MSLTMTDQNRAESALRAHVTSVKEDLMTGVSFMIPFVTIGGIFLAVAYAIGDTQAVFENTGSAGWFLAQIGVAGLTIMVPILGGYIAYAIADRPGLAPGFLLAYILQQGNVVAEAATVIGISGGEAGAGYLGAIVAGLLAGYVARFFKNLDVPEFIQPMMPVLLIPVATMAVLTPIMLFVLGVPVALANEGLTSFLQSMQGGQAIVVGLILGGMMAFDMGGPVNKVAYVFATGLITEEIYAPMAAVMIGGMIPPIGLALSNFIAPHKYAAEMYENGKSGVVLGLSFITEGAIPYAAADPLRVIPAIVAGSAVGGATSMALGVTMPAPHGGIFVVLLSNQPLAFLGSILLGSLVTAVVATVIKPDFEDRVDTGAETSSTQPTDD